In Alkaliphilus flagellatus, one DNA window encodes the following:
- a CDS encoding RNA polymerase sigma factor has translation MSEDKLARISSVISFNSKNINDSCKQLKKEIARNNLEPLYNWFNIRKDKYYKIGWAYLYNHYDVEDVFQNTIMKVYQNISQLREERFFETWVTSIFINECKRILRNREKVSIIENLDKSEIQQGQNSYLELKEGLDRLEDIHREVLVLKYISGYSQEEISQILDIPIGTVKSRVYRGLKQLRSNIEEVE, from the coding sequence TTGAGTGAAGATAAACTGGCCAGAATATCTTCTGTTATTTCTTTTAATAGTAAAAATATAAATGATTCATGTAAACAACTAAAAAAAGAAATAGCAAGAAATAATTTAGAGCCTTTATATAATTGGTTTAATATTAGGAAGGACAAATACTATAAAATAGGATGGGCTTACTTATACAATCATTATGATGTAGAAGATGTGTTCCAAAATACTATTATGAAGGTTTACCAAAACATTAGTCAATTAAGGGAAGAGAGATTTTTTGAAACATGGGTAACTTCAATATTCATAAATGAATGTAAAAGAATATTAAGAAATAGAGAAAAAGTTAGCATAATAGAAAACTTAGATAAAAGTGAAATACAACAGGGGCAAAATAGTTATCTAGAGTTAAAAGAGGGATTAGATAGATTGGAGGATATCCATAGAGAGGTATTGGTTTTAAAATATATTAGTGGTTATTCTCAGGAAGAAATATCCCAGATTTTAGATATTCCAATTGGAACAGTAAAATCTCGAGTATATAGAGGTTTAAAGCAGTTAAGGAGCAATATAGAGGAGGTGGAATAA
- a CDS encoding DUF5643 domain-containing protein, giving the protein MLCKEIKEKLIDYIDGILDEKDHLAIENHIKHCTSCEEELKELRETISYIKETKKDIKAPHNLMENVKKEVTNAKKLYKKPRIKIGYIALVSILVTLLITTAFANENIRTILETWQGKSLKESQSIEELISKGYGEQVNLISEDKNIKVKVESVVADDINMVLLLEVENLNGDGKYVPILSKETIDYEGNFKFSSLIGGDSIRGSYLLYTPDENKTRTVVSLSPLASNEGEIELTIKALEPIHPEYKGILPGYHYYSKEIPENAIEGYWNFKIPVKVTEAHVFNLNEQMDLDGNKIIFEQLEISPTITTLTYRFNRRQNSEYALERLFNIKIEANGKNYESKSYGGDSSYWSNMGAVEGIVSFDSMYFEMPDKIKITVDGYDAIISKTSTMDVDVEKSFPQSFEYLDSNIRVNNVQGDKNLIRISMDNLGERYFEILNFRIFINGQEYKKSSVATKFLFPENENSVYESSYDILLSNLSKKFEESYPKEGYSVSRSYEKSSTYYENYNINDNATEKLELKDKLDDEIKSIKIIFNSYEETRYVEGSLSLKLKKYKQK; this is encoded by the coding sequence ATGCTGTGTAAAGAAATAAAGGAAAAATTAATAGATTATATAGATGGTATATTAGATGAAAAAGATCATTTAGCTATAGAGAATCATATTAAGCATTGTACTAGCTGTGAAGAAGAGTTAAAGGAGTTAAGGGAAACTATAAGTTACATTAAAGAAACAAAGAAAGATATAAAAGCACCCCATAATTTAATGGAAAATGTTAAAAAAGAAGTGACAAACGCGAAGAAATTATATAAGAAGCCAAGGATAAAAATAGGATATATAGCTCTAGTATCAATTCTTGTAACATTATTAATAACAACCGCCTTTGCCAACGAAAATATAAGAACAATTTTAGAAACGTGGCAAGGAAAGAGTTTAAAAGAGAGTCAGTCCATAGAGGAACTTATTTCAAAAGGTTATGGAGAGCAGGTTAATCTAATTTCTGAAGATAAAAATATAAAAGTAAAAGTTGAAAGTGTTGTGGCAGATGATATTAATATGGTACTTCTATTGGAGGTAGAAAATCTAAATGGCGATGGTAAATATGTACCTATTCTGTCAAAGGAAACAATAGATTATGAAGGGAATTTTAAATTTAGTTCTCTAATAGGAGGTGATAGCATACGTGGATCATATTTACTTTATACTCCAGATGAAAATAAAACACGTACTGTAGTATCTTTAAGTCCCTTAGCTTCAAATGAAGGGGAAATAGAGTTAACCATAAAAGCGCTAGAGCCTATCCATCCAGAATACAAAGGTATACTACCAGGATATCATTATTATTCTAAAGAAATACCTGAAAACGCAATTGAAGGATATTGGAATTTTAAGATACCAGTTAAAGTGACTGAGGCGCATGTTTTTAATTTGAATGAACAAATGGATTTAGACGGAAATAAAATTATATTTGAACAACTTGAAATTTCCCCTACTATAACTACGCTAACCTATCGTTTTAATAGGAGACAAAATTCAGAGTATGCTTTAGAAAGATTGTTTAATATTAAAATCGAGGCTAATGGGAAAAATTATGAAAGCAAATCATATGGAGGAGATAGTTCCTATTGGAGTAATATGGGGGCAGTAGAAGGTATAGTTTCATTTGATTCTATGTATTTTGAAATGCCAGATAAAATTAAAATAACAGTAGATGGATATGATGCTATCATTAGTAAAACTAGTACAATGGATGTGGATGTAGAAAAGTCTTTTCCTCAAAGCTTTGAATATTTAGATAGTAATATCAGAGTTAATAATGTTCAAGGAGATAAAAATCTTATTAGAATTTCAATGGATAATTTAGGAGAAAGATATTTTGAAATATTAAATTTTAGAATATTTATAAATGGACAAGAATACAAGAAAAGCAGTGTTGCTACAAAATTTTTATTTCCAGAGAATGAAAATAGCGTTTATGAATCAAGCTACGATATTCTTTTAAGCAACTTATCTAAGAAATTTGAAGAATCTTACCCTAAAGAAGGATATAGTGTAAGTCGTAGTTATGAAAAAAGTTCTACATATTATGAAAATTATAATATTAACGATAATGCAACAGAAAAGTTAGAGTTGAAAGATAAGCTAGATGATGAAATAAAATCTATAAAAATTATATTTAATAGTTATGAAGAAACAAGATATGTGGAAGGCAGTTTATCATTAAAACTAAAAAAATATAAACAAAAATAA